In Brevibacillus brevis NBRC 100599, a single genomic region encodes these proteins:
- a CDS encoding Fe-S oxidoreductase encodes MLEWDDDFIAQRFTITSKSRPNALFSMKARDLVDPTHMNELVQIYAPLIKAHELTAAGTYISSWLTSPSLGLSYMISVWNRALIMTLDHMTIELFYEDDYPQFAFVIPAYEIVEAPASEAERAIWLKECYRAYFQDFLHPLLTTLAKVTGNPEAMLWGQFPTRFNYYMDVFVALVEQDSIKEQVKADYDVLCNQLEGESFGLQKNPFRVKVRWIEDMRDPQGKVRIKNQCCLYYKTGEQKYCYTCPRIKEEERALMRIRA; translated from the coding sequence ATGCTAGAATGGGATGACGATTTTATTGCACAACGGTTTACCATTACTTCAAAATCGAGACCCAATGCCTTGTTTTCGATGAAGGCAAGAGATTTGGTAGACCCGACACATATGAATGAGCTTGTTCAAATCTATGCTCCGCTAATCAAGGCACACGAGCTGACTGCTGCTGGTACTTACATCAGCAGTTGGCTCACGAGCCCTTCTCTTGGCCTTTCGTACATGATCTCTGTCTGGAATCGTGCACTTATCATGACGCTGGATCATATGACGATTGAATTGTTTTATGAGGATGACTATCCGCAATTCGCCTTTGTGATCCCGGCATATGAGATCGTAGAAGCGCCTGCCAGTGAAGCAGAGCGTGCAATCTGGCTGAAGGAATGCTATCGTGCGTATTTCCAAGATTTCCTGCACCCATTGCTCACGACGCTTGCAAAGGTAACAGGAAACCCCGAAGCGATGCTTTGGGGACAGTTCCCAACCAGGTTCAATTACTATATGGATGTTTTTGTGGCGTTGGTAGAACAGGATAGCATCAAGGAGCAAGTGAAGGCTGATTACGATGTCCTCTGTAATCAGTTGGAAGGCGAGAGCTTTGGATTGCAAAAAAATCCATTTCGCGTGAAAGTACGCTGGATTGAGGATATGCGTGATCCGCAAGGGAAAGTTCGGATCAAGAATCAATGCTGCTTGTACTATAAGACGGGGGAGCAAAAGTATTGCTACACCTGTCCGCGGATAAAAGAAGAAGAGCGAGCTCTGATGAGAATTCGTGCGTAG
- a CDS encoding ABC transporter ATP-binding protein, whose translation MLRRFFSYYRPYRGLFILDFTCAVFVALLELGFPLAVNMVVDQLLPSKDWNMIVWACIGLLALYGMNAGMNYVVTYWGHMLGINIETDMRKKLYDHIQKLSFRFFDNTKTGHLLSRLTNDLMEIGEVAHHGPEDLFIAVMTLIGAFLLMFHINEEMALLTFLVIPLLIFFVVHFNRKMTKAFHRLYGDMADFNARVEDNVGGMRVVQAFANEQFENKRFAENNQRFRITKLLSYKIMAQNISVSYVLMRLVNLFVLICGSWFVIQGELTYGEFIAFLLLTNVFFRPLEKINAIIESYPKGIAGFKRYIEIMDTAPDIADAPDAIQVESLKGDISYKNVSFSYDQESSVLQNIDLNIRAGETIAFVGPSGAGKTTLCSLLPRFYEIDGGSISIDGMDIREITLASLRSQIGIVQQDVFLFSGTIRENIVYGKLNASEEEIWEAARLAKLEEFIRSQPAGLETIIGERGVKLSGGQKQRLAIARMFLKNPPILILDEATSALDTETEAAIQQSLQELSKGRTTLVIAHRLATIKNADRIIVVTEQGITEQGSHDQLLAREGIYSRLYQAQFGTYLDQSNSVFS comes from the coding sequence ATGCTTCGCAGATTTTTTTCTTACTATCGGCCTTATCGTGGATTATTTATCCTCGACTTCACGTGTGCAGTATTCGTTGCTTTGTTGGAGTTGGGATTTCCGCTTGCAGTGAATATGGTTGTCGATCAACTACTTCCGAGCAAGGATTGGAACATGATTGTGTGGGCGTGCATTGGACTTTTGGCTTTGTATGGTATGAACGCCGGGATGAACTATGTCGTCACGTACTGGGGACATATGCTTGGAATTAATATCGAGACGGATATGCGCAAGAAGCTGTACGACCATATTCAAAAGCTCTCGTTCCGCTTTTTCGATAATACCAAGACGGGGCATTTGCTTTCTCGCCTAACGAATGACTTGATGGAGATCGGGGAGGTGGCTCACCACGGTCCGGAAGATTTGTTTATCGCCGTGATGACGCTGATTGGTGCTTTTCTCCTGATGTTTCATATTAACGAAGAAATGGCGCTGCTTACGTTTTTGGTGATTCCGCTCTTGATATTCTTCGTTGTTCACTTCAACCGTAAAATGACGAAAGCGTTCCACCGTCTGTACGGCGACATGGCAGATTTCAACGCACGTGTAGAGGACAACGTCGGCGGAATGCGTGTCGTACAAGCGTTTGCCAACGAGCAATTTGAAAATAAAAGATTCGCAGAGAACAACCAGCGTTTTCGGATCACGAAGCTGTTGTCCTACAAAATCATGGCCCAAAATATTTCCGTCAGTTACGTGCTGATGCGTTTAGTCAATTTGTTTGTCCTGATTTGCGGCAGCTGGTTTGTGATTCAAGGTGAATTGACGTACGGTGAATTTATCGCTTTCTTGCTGTTAACGAATGTATTTTTCCGTCCGTTGGAGAAAATTAATGCGATTATCGAGAGCTATCCAAAAGGGATTGCCGGCTTTAAGCGCTACATCGAAATCATGGACACAGCACCAGATATTGCGGATGCTCCGGATGCGATCCAGGTAGAGTCGTTGAAGGGCGATATCTCGTACAAGAATGTTTCGTTTAGCTATGACCAAGAGTCTTCTGTTTTGCAAAACATTGATTTAAACATCCGGGCGGGCGAGACCATTGCGTTTGTAGGTCCTTCTGGAGCAGGAAAAACCACGTTGTGCAGCCTCTTGCCGAGATTTTATGAGATCGACGGGGGCAGCATCTCCATTGATGGAATGGATATTCGCGAAATCACGTTGGCGTCATTGCGCAGCCAAATCGGGATCGTTCAGCAAGATGTGTTCCTCTTTTCAGGGACGATTCGTGAAAATATCGTGTATGGAAAGCTGAATGCTTCGGAGGAAGAGATCTGGGAAGCAGCACGTCTGGCTAAGCTGGAGGAGTTTATCCGTTCTCAGCCTGCTGGTCTGGAGACGATCATTGGTGAACGCGGAGTCAAATTGTCCGGTGGTCAAAAACAGAGACTGGCGATTGCGCGCATGTTCTTGAAAAACCCGCCAATCCTGATTTTGGATGAAGCTACCTCTGCACTCGATACCGAGACGGAGGCGGCGATCCAGCAGTCCTTGCAGGAATTGTCCAAAGGCCGTACGACATTGGTGATCGCCCACAGACTGGCTACTATTAAAAATGCAGATCGCATCATCGTTGTAACGGAACAAGGCATCACAGAGCAAGGAAGTCATGATCAGCTCTTGGCTCGCGAAGGCATCTATAGCAGACTGTATCAAGCACAGTTCGGCACGTACCTCGACCAGTCAAACAGCGTTTTTTCTTGA